GTCGCCGAGGACGCGTACGCGGAGGCGGCGCGGGACGTGCTGCGGGGGATGGTCGCCTCGGCGCGGGAGCCGATCGCCGGTGGCCGGCACAAGGTGTTCGGCCGGGCCGACCTGGCCGTCATCCCCACCACCTCCACCATCGCCTCGCACCTGCCCCGGGCGGTCGGCCTGGGGCTGGCCCTGGAACGGCTGCGCCGGGTGGGCGGCGGGCGACGGGCCGGGTCCGCGGCGTCGACCGGCGAGGCGACCGGCTCGCCGTGGCCGCCGGACGCGATCGTGGTCTGCTCGTTCGGCGACGCCTCGGTCAACCACGCCAGCGCCACCGCCGCGTTCAACACCGCCGGCTGGTACGACCACACTGGGCTGCGCATCCCGGTCCTCTTCGTCTGCGAGGACAACGGCCTCGGCATCAGCGTCCGCTCGCCGCAGGGCTGGGTGGCGGCGACGCTGCGCGCCAAGCCGGGGATCCGCTACTTCGCCGCCGACGGCGCCGACCCGGTCGAGGCGTACCGGGTGGCGGGGGAGGCGGCGGCGTGGGTGCGCCGGCACCGGCGGCCCGCCGTGCTGCACCTGACCACCGTGCGGCTGATGGGGCACGCCGGGGCGGACGCGGAGACCGCGTACCGGAGCCCGGCGGAGATCGCCGCCGACGCCGCGCGGGACCCGCTGCTGGCCACCGCGCGGCTGCTGGTCGAGGGGGGCTTCGCCACCGGCGAGGAGCTGCTGGCCCGGTACGACGAGCGGGGCTGGCAGGTCCGCCGGGTGGCCGAGGAGGTGCTCGACGAGCCGAAGCTCGCCTCCCCGGCCGAGGTGGTGGCGGCGCTGGCCCCGCGCCGACCGGTGCGGATCTCCCGCGCCGTGGCCGACGCGGCGGCCCGGGCGGCCGGGCCGAACGCGGGCGCGCGCGCCGAGGCGTTCGGCGGCAAGCCGCCGGAGCTGGCCGGCCCGCTCACCCTGGCGCAGAGCATCAACGCGGCGCTGGCCGACGGGATGCTGGACCACCCCGGGATGGCCGTGTTCGGCGAGGACGTCGCCGCCAAGGGCGGGGTGTACGGGGTGACGAAGGGGCTGCGGGACAGGTTCGGCGCGGCCCGGGTCTTCGACACGCTCCTCGACGAGACCTCGATCCTCGGGCTGGGCCTCGGCGCGGGGGCCGCCGGGATGCTGCCGGTGCCGGAGATCCAGTACCTGGCGTACCTGCACAACGCCGAGGACCAGCTGCGTGGCGAGGCGGCCACCATGCAGTTCTTCTCCGGCGGGGCGTTCCGCAACCCGATGGTGGTGCGGGTCGCCGGGCTGGCGTACCAGGAGGGGTTCGGCGGGCACTTCCACAACGACAACTCGGTGGCCGTACTGCGGGACGTGCCCGGCCTGTTGATCGCGGTGCCGGCGCGGCCGGACGATGCCGCGCCCATGCTGCGGACCTGCCTGGCCGCCGCGGCGGTGGACGGCAGCGTCGGCGTCTTCCTGGAGCCGATCGCGCTCTACCACACCCGGGACCTCTACACCGACGGCGACGGGGAGTGGCTGAGGGAGTACGCCGAACCGGGCGCGTGGGCGGCCGGCCACGTCCCGATCGGCCGGGCCCGGGTGTACGGGGTCGG
The window above is part of the Micromonospora inositola genome. Proteins encoded here:
- a CDS encoding thiamine pyrophosphate-dependent enzyme — encoded protein: MLSDVTTPQDLDDRFREALGALGVPARRRDLDEPLTEGAPLTGAQALALFDAQVTSRLLDLAGRWLRSFGEGFYTIGSAGHESNAAVAAALRPTDPALLHYRSGAFYCLRAAQAAGTFPPGIADGPSTGPGSVGVPVDGADSTDGGGSADAGRSVEDAVEPPPSGTASPEHGRESAAATTSPARDRDAPADEAATVPAGAGVAVDATGEAVVGERVPVAEDAYAEAARDVLRGMVASAREPIAGGRHKVFGRADLAVIPTTSTIASHLPRAVGLGLALERLRRVGGGRRAGSAASTGEATGSPWPPDAIVVCSFGDASVNHASATAAFNTAGWYDHTGLRIPVLFVCEDNGLGISVRSPQGWVAATLRAKPGIRYFAADGADPVEAYRVAGEAAAWVRRHRRPAVLHLTTVRLMGHAGADAETAYRSPAEIAADAARDPLLATARLLVEGGFATGEELLARYDERGWQVRRVAEEVLDEPKLASPAEVVAALAPRRPVRISRAVADAAARAAGPNAGARAEAFGGKPPELAGPLTLAQSINAALADGMLDHPGMAVFGEDVAAKGGVYGVTKGLRDRFGAARVFDTLLDETSILGLGLGAGAAGMLPVPEIQYLAYLHNAEDQLRGEAATMQFFSGGAFRNPMVVRVAGLAYQEGFGGHFHNDNSVAVLRDVPGLLIAVPARPDDAAPMLRTCLAAAAVDGSVGVFLEPIALYHTRDLYTDGDGEWLREYAEPGAWAAGHVPIGRARVYGVGSAEDVTIITFGNGVRMSLRAAATLADEGIGSRVVDLRWLAPLPVADIIREASATGRVLVVDETRRSGGVGEGVIAALVDAGYVGAARRVAGVDSFVPLGPAARQVLVSEEAITQGARTLLAR